The Prevotella herbatica genome contains the following window.
ATACTACCTTTATCGATTGATGAAGGAAAGTCGCTCGTTGAATATATTTATCGGTGTTATGGTTTTTGTTATCGTGTGGCTTTTTGTAAGTCAAGTGCTTGAAATGCGCTTGTTGGGGGCTATACTTGACAAACTCGTGAGTGTTGGCGTTATAGCCATGATCGTACTTTTTCAAGAGGAAATACGAAAATTTCTTTATACACTTGGCGCACATCAGCGAATAAGACGATTCGCTCGTTTGTTCACGTCTAGTAAAAGGGATAAAGATATGGAAGCTACCCGAGTAACTATCATGCCAATCGTTATGGCTTGTATGAGTATGTCTAAAGGAAAGATAGGTGCTTTGATAGTTATAGAGCGAGGTGCGCCACTTGATGATATTGTTGATACTGGTGATGTGATAGATGCTAATATTAATCAGCGACTTATTGAAAACATATTTTTTAAGAATTCTCCGCTTCATGATGGTGCGATGATTATATCTAATAAAAGAATCACTGCTGCTGGATGTATATTGCCAGTAAGTCATAATAGAGATATACCAAAAGAGCTGGGGCTGCGTCACCGTGCTGCTATGGGAATATGTCAGGAAAGTGACGCGATAGCTGTTGTTGTGAGTGAAGAAACCGGAAGAATTAGCGTAGCTGTAAAGGGACAGTTCCATTTAAGATTGTCAGCAGAGGAGCTTGAAAGTATTTTAACCCGCGAAATAGACTGATTTTATATTTTTTTATCCTTAGCCAACTCCTTGTTTCAATTAATTTTGCTAATTTTGCAAACTGTAAATAGCAATTTAAATATTTTATTTCGAAATTTATATATTATATACATATTAACAAACTATGGACTTATTACAGCAAATAGTTGCGCGCGCTAAAGCTGACAAGCAGCGCATCGTGCTCCCAGAAGCTGAGGAGGAGCGCACTTTAAGGGCAGCCGATAAAGTTTTGGCTGACGACATGGCAGAAATCATTTTGATTGGTAACCCAGACAACATCAAGAAACTCGCTAAAGAGTGGGGACTTGGAAGCATAGGCAAGGCTACTATTATTGATCCAATGAACAACCCTAAGAGTGAAGAATATGCTGAAAAACTTGCAGAACTTCGCAAGAAAAAAGGTATGACAATTGAACAGGCTCGCGAGCTAGTTACAAAAAATAATTTGTATCTTGGTTGTATGATTATAAAAACTGAAGGCGCTGATGGTCAGATAAGTGGTGCATTGAGCACTACAGGCGATACTCTTCGTCCTGCACTTCAGATAATCAAATGTGCACCAGGTGTTACATGTGTAAGTGGTGGATTACTTTTGTTCTCTCAGCAGAAAGAATTTGGAGAGAATGGTGTTCTTGTTATGGGTGACGTTGCAGTTACCCCTGTTCCAGACGCTAGGCAGCTTGCAGAGATAGCTGTTTGTACAGCTCAAACAGCAAAGACTATTGCTGGATTTGCAGAACCTCGTGTAGCAATGTTGAGTTTCTCAACAAAGGGAAGTGCTAAGCATGAGGTTGTTGACAAGGTCGTTGAGGCAACAAAAATAGCTCATGAAATGGCTCCTGATTTGAAACTTGATGGTGAATTGCAGGCAGATGCAGCTCTTGTACCATCTGTTGCTGAGAAGAAAGCTCCTAACAGTGACATTGCAGGCAAGGCAAATGTTCTTATCGTTCCAAACCTTGAGGTTGGAAATATTGGTTACAAACTTGCACAGCGTTTAGGTAATGCCGTTGCAATTGGTCCTGTACTTCAGGGTATAGCCCGTCCTGTAAACGATCTTAGTCGTGGATGTACTGTTGATGATATCTATTACATGGTAGCTATTACAGCTTGTCAGGCTCAGGATGCAAAGAAATAAGAATCATTAAATCAAAATATATGAAAGTTTTAGTTCTTAACTGCGGAAGTTCTTCAATAAAATATAAGTTTTACAATATGGACGATGAGTCTGTATTGGCACAAGGTGGTGTTGAGCGTATTGGTCTTGACAATGCATTTATTAAGGTAAAGCTTCCTAATGGGGAAAAAAAGCAGATAATGGCAGATCTTCCTACACACAAGGAAGGCGTAAGCTTGGTGTTCAAGTGCCTGCTTGATTCTGAAATAGGTGCAATAAAGAGTCTTGACGAGATTGATGCAGTAGGCCATCGTATCGTACAAGGTGGTGACAAATACAAACAGAGTATCATCGTAGATAAGAGCGTAGAAGACGGCATAGAGGAACTTTGCGATCTTGCACCTGTTCATAATGCAGGTCACTTGAAAGGTATTCGTGCTGTAGATTCATTAATGCCTACAACACCTCAGGTTTGTGTATTTGATAATGCTTTCCATAGCACAATGCCAGATTATGCATATCTTTATGCAGTACCTTATGAACTTTATCAAAAATATCACATACGTCGTTATGGTTTCCACGGAACGAGTCATCGTTATGTATCAAAGCGCGTTTGTGAGATGCTTGGTCTTGATATAAATAATTCTAAAATAATAACATGCCATATCGGTAATGGAGCAAGTGTTGCCGCCATACTTAATGGTAAGGTTATAGATACATCAATGGGACTTACTCCTCTTGCTGGTCTTATGATGGGTAGCCGTTGCGGTGATATAGACGCATCAGCTGTTACTTATATCATGGATAAGTTGAATATGAAGCCACAGGAAATGGCAAACTATTTGAACAAGGAGAGTGGTGTGCTTGGTATTACCGGTATATCTAGTGATATGCGTGATATTGAAAACGCAGCTCGTGAAGGTAACGAACGTGCACAGCTTGCACTCAACATGTACAATTACCGCATAAAGAAATATATTGGTGCTTACGCTGCCGCTCTCGGTGGAGTTGACGCTATTGTATGGACTGCCGGCGTAGGTGAAAACCAGACTGGTACACGCGAAGAGGCTTGTGCTAATCTAGAATATCTAGGCATAAAGATTGACGTCGAGAAGAATGCTAAGATTCATGGTGATGAGGCTATAATCTCAACACCAGACAGTAAAGTAAAAGTTGTTGTTGTGCCAACAGATGAGGAAATTGTTATCGCTCGCGATACAAAGGAACTCGTTGAGAAAGCAGGCAAGTAATTTAAGGATATACTACTATAAGCCCTCTCCTTTAAGGAGTGGGCTTTTTTATAATTATATGATGGATAAGAAGATAGTTACTTTCGGAGAAATTCTTTTGCGCTTGTCAAAGGAAAATAATTCCCGCCTTTCTCAAGGGAGGCAGTTTAATGGTGATTTTGGAGGCTCTGAAGCTAATGTTGCTGTCTCTCTATCTGTGTTGGGAGATAATGTGGAGTATGTAACTCGTGTTCCTGATGGTCCTATTGGCAATGCGGCATTGATGCATCTTCGTGAGTTTGGTCTTGACACAAGTCATATAGTAAAAGGTGGTGACCGCCTTGGTACATATTATTTTGAGTCGGCAGCATCTATGCGTAATTCCGTTGTTGTGTATGATCGCAACAATAGTTCCTTTTATAGTTTAAAGCATGGAGATATAGACTGGGCACCGATATTTGATGACGCAAAGATATTTCATTGCTCAGGTATTACATGTGCAATGAGCAAAGACGCTTTGGATACTACGTTTGATGCATTGGAACTCGCAGAGAGGATGGGAGTTGAAATTACATGTGATATCAACTACCGCAAGAATCTTTGGCATTATCCTGGAGCAAACGCAAAGGCGACCCTCCATAAACTGATGGAATATAGTTCATTTATATTTGGTGATCAGAATGAATGGGAAGTAGGCAGTTCGTTGAAGCATATACCTTTTGAGGCAATTGATTCTTCGTATAAGATTGATGAGGATGCTTATATTGCTTATTTCAAGGAATTACAGAAGCAGTTTCCACGATGCAAGCGTATGTTGATAGCTTTGCGTAACCAAATCGCATCAAGTCATCATACTCTTACAGGAGTGCTTTATTCAGATGGTAAACTGTATAAGACAAAAATATATGATATTAATCCTGTCGTAGATCCTATGGGATGTGGCGATGCTTTTGTCGCTGCATTTATTCATGCCCGTATGAAATGGGATGATGATCAACGTTGTCTTGATTTCGCCATAGCTGCCTCTGCTATAAAAAATACCATTATTGGTGACCAGAATTTAGCAATAGAAGATGAAATAATAGAAGTGATGAATCACTAACGATTTACTTCATTATATAATTTAAAAAGTCATACGATGAAAGGTTTAACCTTATCATGTATGACTTTTTTGTTTTTAGCTAAATACTTATTGAAGTAGTCTAGTAGATAATTCCTACGCTGACTCCAAGTGTGTATTTGTTGTATGTTGTATTATCATATTTCTTAGTCTTCAGATAATCACCATATATTTTGACAAACCAATTTGATGTAGTTCCCTTAATTGTTATAGGGTGCTCATAACTCAATTCTCCATGTACGAAACCATAGTCTACGGCATAATATTTCATATCAGGTAACAGAACACCTTGTGCGTATTCATTTGTATTGTCAGCCAGTTTGATACTGTTACGTGTGGAGAAACTATATCCTGCACTGAGGGCATATCCAAATCCTGTGTTGCATAAGTTCATACCTTCCTCAAATGCGATGTTTAAGCGTCCGTATTTTAATTCTGAAGTATTAAGAAGATACTTATTGCTTACATCATTATAGTTGGCTATGAATCCCATGTAAGCAAATATTCTGTCTTTATAAGGAATGTTCATTCTGTAATGTGCATCAAGATTTAGAACTCTTATCTGATACCGCTTATTAAATTTAATCTGGGTATCATATCTATATGAATTGAAACCTGTTAGGGAGTCTGTATTGATAATAAGTTTCTGTCTGTATTCATCAGCAAATCCCTCTTCGTAAGTTGCTTTAAAGTCTATCTGATGAATTAATTTTCCAATTGTCAGTCTATTTTGTGACTGTAATCCATATATGTAATTGTAATAGTGACCAGGGCTATACTTGTATACGCCCAGCACACTTTCACTTCCACGCTGGATGCTTATACTGTTTAGTGAATTTAAAACATAACCTTTATATCCATAAGATAATTCTGTACCAAAGTTATGGTTTACCCATTCACGGCTGAAACCTCCGTAACCACCGATTGTTCCATTCGCATTCTCAAGTCCGCTCATCAAATAATACTTCAATGTAGCGTCAGTCTGCACGGTTGTTACATTCTGTATTTTCTCTTTGCGTCGGTTATACCATGCAGCAAGTCCTATACTGCTGTTGCCGAAGTTATATATTGCAGACGGAGTGAGTTTATATTCAAGAAGTTCTGATCTTGATCTTGGATCACGCAGACGACTTAAATCACCTAGGTTGTAATCAAGGCGTGCACCAAAGTTCCATTTCCCTAATCTGGTTGTACCAATAGCCGCAGTAAGATTTATATTCTGGAAATCGTAGTTTCCATATACTGACGAACCGCTGAAATAAGGGTCGCTATTGTATGGGCGAACAACGTCAGCCCAAGCACGATCTTTCGTTTTACCGTTGTTGAAATCAAACTTACCATATCCATAAAGGATTTTGGAAATCTTTTGATATCTTTCAGTAAAGAACTTTAGATTATGACTTGACGTACCTTCCTGAACACGGCGATAGTCACCACCGTTATATGAATAATCAAAGTTGGCTATTCCGTGGTTGGCAGTCATGTCTATACCTAGTCCTGCAGCATTGTCTGTATTGTGCCAAAGAGCTTTGGTATCAAGATACATGTATTTGCCACGGCTCATAAGGCTGTCTTGTGCAAAGACTGGATTTACAGCCAATGATATTATTAATAAAATATACTTATTCATCATATTCGCGAATCTTGATAGTTGTAGAAGTTTGGAAATCATTAATAGAGTTGTTGCCGTCCTGAAGAATCTTATGCCCGTCAGTTCCGCGACGTGTAGACGTCTTTCTATAAATCACCTCTCCATTATATCCATTTATAGAATTAATATTTATATATCCGCCGTCAGTATCTCCTGACATGTGCTTTGTAGCAATGTCTATACCTGTAGCACTATATTTAAGGATATCAACTCCATCAATGACATATTTCTTTGGGACAATACTATATAGCGTTCCACTTGTCTTTCCGTAGGCGTATGTTGTTTTGAAAGAAGCTACATTTTCTTTTGTGCGGAAGATTATAATACCGTTAGGACCACCATTTAATATATTCATTTTTGAAATACCGCTGAAAGAGGAGAATATAAGGTCCAAAGCGGGTGTGGCAGAATTGTTCACGGTTTTACCTGTAACATCTTTAGCTTCATAATCAGCCGTAAGAAGATTAAATTCATGTACTCCGTTAACAGTGTGATCAATAGCACTGTTAGTTAATATTATAGTTCCACCAGGGGCAATCATATGAGAAGATTTTGTAGGAATGCGGAATATCTGTTTGCATAACACTACGGAATCTTTGTAAACATCTTTGAGATTGGCAAGAGAATAGGCTGGCGTAGAATTAGTTTCTATAAGACCAAGATATAATCCTGATACGTCAATTTCACTGTTTGTCTGATTATATATTTCTAAAAATTGACCAGCTGAATAATTCTTGTTGTTATTATCTTTTGAACCGGCATAGTACATCTTACTTATCAGAAGTGATGCACCTGCAACAAGATTAGTATTCAAGTTTATCTTGTCGGCAGACGTTATTAGTTGATTGTTGACATTCCCTGATATTGTTGCGAAATAGCCTTCACTTGCAACTTTACCTGTAGCTGCAGAGTATTCTGCTTGGTCAATATCCCATGATGCAGATATTGTGTAAACGTCTGGAATTATTTGATTAAACTCTGCCACTCCCTTATCGTCAGTTTTCGCAGTTAAAGTGTTGCCTGTGTTTGAGGTTAGCGTTACTGTGTGATCTGATAAGTTTCCACCCACGGTAAATTCTACAGGTGGATTTATTTGAATGTTAGTTGAAATAGCTTTAGCCTCGTCGTTATAGTCAACGCATCCCATCAGGAGTTGTGTGGGAATGAGCATCAATATATATAGCCATATGCTGCCGTTTGACAGAATATTTAAATGGCTCTTGTTATTCTTGTATATTTTGTTCATATCTGTATGACTTTATAATTATAAATTGAAATAAAGCTCCACGCCATAGCTGAAAGTATTGGTGTTGCGCTGTGATAAAGTTGTTGTAGTGCTTGATTTCAGATACGGTTCATAATACATCATGTTGTTTACATATAATGATAAACCGCCAATATTTCCTAATTCTTTAGTTAATCTTCCAGAAAGGTTCCATGTGATAGGACTCTTTGTTGGAACGGCGTCACTAGGGTTTATGTTCAAGTCACTTATTTTTACGATGCTGGTATTACTAGGCATTGAAGAAAAGTATTTGCCAGTCATGTCAAGATAACCGCTTTGCATATCATTTGTGATATCGTGATAGGCAAGGTCTGGTGTGATATATCCTATAGGACTTGTTTTCGCAACAAAGCTCCTGCTGTAATCATACCATATTGCTTGTGCTGTGAAAGACGCTACCATTCGTAGACTTGGAATGTTAGTTACCAGACGCAACGTGTTAATAAATCTGCGATACATGTTGTAGTCAAGACCAGACGGATATACTACTTTAAACGGAGTTGTGTTATAAGAGGAATAACTTGTTGGAAGGTTAACCACAGCCACACTTCTTGAATTCATATCGGTTGACCATGATTTTGTCTCCGAATATGCACCACTGAAGAATATTGATGTATTTATAGGTTTTATTTCACCTAACTCAAAATCAAATTCTATTCCTTTGTTTACAGTAGTGTTCGTATTGCCTACACGTCCGGTAGTCATGAATATCAAATCTTGTCGTGCAGGCGAATCATAATTGATTGTAGTTGCAGCACCTGGAGTGATAACAAGTCCGCTTTGAGCTGTATAAACATTACTTGCGTAAGTGAAATATTCTGTTGCAGAACCAAATCCGTTAGGAGTTTTATCTCTATAGGCAAGTAAACTGAGCTTTCTGTTACCAGGTAACTTTAAGTCAAGTCCAAGTTCTATCTTTGTTGTAGTGGCATTTTTCAAACCTTTGCTGTATTCCACATTATACACTTGTGTATGATAAGCCAATAGTTGAGCAGCAGCATCATTCTGAGGCATATAGTTGGCTGCAACGCGGTCATCATATTTTCTGTCAGGATACAGATAGTCTAGTCCTGGCGTCTTACTATTCAAACCGATACCTCCACGAATATCCAACCATTTTGTAGCTGAGAAAGATAAGTTGATACGAGGAGAGAGAGAGGTTGTTGATACATTAGAAAACGGTTGCTGCGATGTGAAACGTAGTCCGATATTTGCACGAAGGTAATTAATCTTGTTTATATTCCAAGTAAAATTGTCTTCGGCATAAGCTGCTATTTGGTGTAGAGCGGGAATAGAAGAGAATGCTCGTGGACGTCCATTACTGTTTGGTCTGTATGGCAATGAATCGTTCTCATTATAATATCCCCTGCCGCTGTTCCAGTTTAAACTGTAGTCTGCGCCAATTTTAAAACTCTGTCTTGTTTTTCCTGCTTTGAAATAAAACGAATCGTTTATCTTTGCGAAAATGTTTCCAGGTCTGCTTTCAGTGATGCCTGTAGCCAGATAACTCTTTGTCATCCAAGGTACATTGTAGTATCCTGTTTGCATTGCTGTTATTATAGGTAATAACCCAGAACCACTAGAGATGTAACTAGTATTACTATTGTCAATCTTCGTCATGCTTACTCCTAATGTATAAGATAGCGTACGCATGAAAAGTTTGTCTAATGACAGACGACCGTTGTGAGTAAGTCCGAAAGTATAGTTCTTGTTGCTGCTTGATGTGCCGTCGGCAATTGCATCTGGATCTTTACCGTTCCAATCTTTTGTGTACATGAAGCGTAGCTTCGTATCTGTGTGCCATTTTTTGCTAATGTCATAAGCATAACCTATGTTTAGAGAATAACGTCCATAGCTACGTGTCTTCTGGCGTGGGTCGCTCCATGCCTTTGCATAATCAAAATTAAAGTTAAGTATTCCTGCCTTGTTAAGGTTGAATCCTTTGCCTAATGAATAGTTCTGCAGTTCTGGATTAACCTTACCCTTAAACTGCCAAGGCGTTACACCCATCTTGGAATGAACTATAACAAGTCCACTGGTTAGGTCGCCATATTCGGCTGAAGGAATTCCTCTTACAACCTCTACATTATCAATGTTGTCAGCACTTACCTGACGAAGGTCTGTACCCGTGAATGCTGTACTGGAAAAACCACCTTGTGTCATTGCTGCATTGTTTGACATTGGTACACCATCAATAATGATACTTGAACCAAAAGCACTTGTATTATTGTTTGATAATGTACGAAGTTGAAGATTGCTTTGCTGAGTCAAGTCAGTGTTTCCCATTTCCTTTCCAGGAATTAGCTGCATGATATCTGCAAGAGATGTAGCCTGCAAGTGGTCTATCGCCTGTCGCCCGATAACACTTGTCGTTGATGCTATGGATGATTTCTGGCGAGCCGTTACAACAACTTCTTTTAAAGCGAGAGAAGTTGGAGTCATTTGAATGGCTAGACTTAAATTTGACTTTACGTCAATAGTAGTTTGATATTTCTCATAACCAACATATGATATTTCAAGAACATATCTCCCTTGAGGAACATTCTTGAAAGAAGTCTTTCCGTCAACGTCTGTTATTGCGAATGATGAAAGTGGGTTAAGGTTACAGCTTGCCATCATAATAGCCTCATGGCTACCTTTTTCTGCCACTTTCAGGTTGACTGTGAATTTTGTATTGTTATTATTTGACTGCGCCGAAACATTTGTTGCGTACAGTATTAAAGTTAATAACAAGACAATAATTGTTGTAGCTTTTTTCATCTTTACTTAATACTATTAGAAAATGTTATATTACTGAATACTAATCTTTTTGTTATATTTTGCAAATATATTAAAATTTATTAATATCGACAATACCTTATTGTAGGTATTTTTGTACTTAATGCTGTTTTTAACGTTTTGTTTTTGGAAAATTCTCTTTTTATGCTTGATAATGTTACCAAAAAATAGCTAATGTTTTTGTAGGTTTCAAATATTATATTAACTTTGCAAGAAACCATAAGGGAATATTTATGACACAGACAGAAAAGACCAAGATAGAAGAGCATATCGTAGATGTACTAAAAACTGTTTACGATCCGGAGATACCTGTAAATATATGGGACTTGGGTATGATATACAAAATAGAAGTTCAAGACGATGCTAGTGTGGAACTGGATATGACATTTACTGCACCAAATTGTCCTGCTGCTGATTTTATCCTTGAGGATGTTCGTACGAAGGTTGAAAGTGTAGACAGTGTTACTTCTGCTAATGTTAATCTCGTTTTTGAACCTGCTTGGGATCAAAGTATGATGACGGAAGAAGCTCGTGTAGAACTGGGCTTTGAATGATAATAGAAATTTAGATAAAGTGATTATGAGAAAGAATGTTTATTTTCTCTCAGATGCCCATCTTGGATCATTGGCAATAGAGCATCCTCGTATGCAGGAAAGACGCCTTGTTCGGTTTCTTGATAGCATAAAAGATAAAGCTTCTGCTATATATCTATTGGGAGATATGTTTGACTTTTGGGATGAATATCGTTATGTTGTGCCAAAAGGATATACACGTTTCTTGGGTAAATTGAGCGAACTATCAGACAGTGGAGTGGAAATTCATTTCTTTACGGGTAATCATGATCTTTGGACTTATGGATATCTTGAGGAAGAGTGTGGACTGATTGTTCACAAGAAACCCGTTACAACAGAAATATATGGAAAAGTGTTTTTCCTAGCTCATGGCGATGGACTCGGAGATCCTGATAATAAATTCAAGATATTAAGGAAAATTTTTCATAACCGTACGTGCCAGAAGTTGCTTAATTCTTTTCATCCTCGTTGGGGGATGTCTTTGGGATTAAACTGGGCAAAGCATAGTCGCATAAAGCGTATTGATGGCAAAGAGGTTCCTTTTATGGGTGAGGATAAGGAGTATCTTGTACAATTCACTAATGAATATATGACTACTCATAATGATATAGATTATTTTATCTATGGTCATCGACATATAGAATTGGATTTGAATTTGAGCAAGAAAGTTAGAATGCTTATTCTCGGTGACTGGATATGGCAGTTCACTTATGCCGTATTTGACGGTGAGCACATGTTTCTGGAACAATATGTAGAAGGTGAGACCGAGTTTTAAAGCGCGGTTTTATCTTTTTTACAATTTGCCGCTTTCACGATATGAATAATATTTCCCGTCTGTTATTATAACGTGATCAAGGAAATATATACGCATTAATTCGCATGCATTTTTAACTCGTTTAGTCAGTTGGTCATCTGGTCCGCTTGGGAATGGATTGTTACTTGGATGATTGTGACATATAGCAATAACAGTGGCATTGCAGAGTAAAGCCTCTTTCAATATTATTCTAATGTCTACAGCAGTTTCGCTTATTCCTCCATGACTGATACGCATAACCTTTATCAGTTTGTAGTTTTGATTAAGCATGATTGCCCATGCTTCCTCAATATCAAGGTCTTGCATTCTAGGATGCATATAGTCATATATTGCGGATGCTGAACTTATGTTATGGCGTTCTTCTGCTTTTTCTAAAGATCGCCTTTTTCCAAGTTCACATGCTGCTAGAATCGTTATCGCCTTAGCAGGCCCCAATCCATTATATTTCTCTAGCTGCTGAATGCTGAGTTTCCCTAATGTGTTCAGATTGTTGTTGCAATCGTTTAAAACTCGTTTCATTAAGTCGACAGCACTCTCGTTGGTGTTTCCGCTTCCAATCAGAATACCTAATAATTCAGCATTACTGAGTGAGTTGGCGCCAAGTCTTTCTAGTTTTTCTCGTGGGCGATCTTCAAGTGCCCAATTGGTTATAGTTAGTTTTTCCACTTCTTTATTTGTAGAATGTTTTTTTGTATGCGCTGAATTCATCTTTTCCTCTTACGCAACGTTTCCACCATGAATTAATGAAACCGCAACCATAGCCCGTTAGTTGTACGTAAGCGGCGACTATACTCAGCAGTCCCACTTTTATGCTATTATTAACCTTTGTGGAGTCAGCGAAAATTAGTAAGCAATACAGCATTATAGGCAGGGCTGCACATAAAGTCATGATGCAACCTGTTGTTTGCCATTTCCCTTCAACTGAGGTCAGCATCGTAATGATTCCTGTAATACATAATGTAAAAAGGAAAATCATCCCAACAGTGAACACCATTGGTAATAGATGTACAAGTTTCAGTGATTCAGGATATTTCTTATATAGGTTTATACGAGCTATACCGCTGTTGAAAACCTGTCTCCAGAATTTATTGAAGTCTGTGCGTCGTTTGTGCCAAACCCATGCCTCAGGAAATAGTCTACATTTATATCCAGACTTGAAAATGCGTATGCTGAAATCTATATCTTCGCCGAAACGCATATCGCTAAAGCCGTTTAACTTACTGTAAACATCTCGCTTTATTCCCATGTTGAATGAGCGTGGATAAAATTTATCTAGTTTCTTCTTTCCACCGCGTATTCCTCCTGTTGTGAAAAAGCTTGTCATGGAATATGATATAGCTTTTTGCGTGTTGGTAAATGAATCGTGTGCGCGATCGGGACCTCCGAAAGCATCAGTATCATTGCTGTTGATTTCATCGTCAATGGCTTTGATATAGTTTGATGGTAGCACTACGTCACTGTCAAGAATTATTAGATATTCACCATTAGCTCTCTCCGCTCCGTAGTTCCTACTTTGCCCAGGACCACTGTTCTCTTTCATGAAATACTTTAAGTCAAGTTTTTCAGAATACTTGTCGCAAACATCTTTGCATGTAATCTTTGAACCGTCTTCGACAATAACGACTTCAAAGTTTGTCAAAGTCTGTATTGTTAGGCTTTCAAGTTGTTCGTCAACTTCGTTAGGGCGATTGAAAACAGGTATTATTATGGAGTATTTCATAATTTATATATATAGAGTAACCAAGGTGCATAAAAGCAAAAAGGTAAAAAAGTAAACATTTTATGGTAGTATTTTTACTCCCACGTATTTACTTTTTCACCTCTAAGTATTTGATTTTTAATTATTCCTTTACGC
Protein-coding sequences here:
- a CDS encoding TonB-dependent receptor gives rise to the protein MKKATTIIVLLLTLILYATNVSAQSNNNNTKFTVNLKVAEKGSHEAIMMASCNLNPLSSFAITDVDGKTSFKNVPQGRYVLEISYVGYEKYQTTIDVKSNLSLAIQMTPTSLALKEVVVTARQKSSIASTTSVIGRQAIDHLQATSLADIMQLIPGKEMGNTDLTQQSNLQLRTLSNNNTSAFGSSIIIDGVPMSNNAAMTQGGFSSTAFTGTDLRQVSADNIDNVEVVRGIPSAEYGDLTSGLVIVHSKMGVTPWQFKGKVNPELQNYSLGKGFNLNKAGILNFNFDYAKAWSDPRQKTRSYGRYSLNIGYAYDISKKWHTDTKLRFMYTKDWNGKDPDAIADGTSSSNKNYTFGLTHNGRLSLDKLFMRTLSYTLGVSMTKIDNSNTSYISSGSGLLPIITAMQTGYYNVPWMTKSYLATGITESRPGNIFAKINDSFYFKAGKTRQSFKIGADYSLNWNSGRGYYNENDSLPYRPNSNGRPRAFSSIPALHQIAAYAEDNFTWNINKINYLRANIGLRFTSQQPFSNVSTTSLSPRINLSFSATKWLDIRGGIGLNSKTPGLDYLYPDRKYDDRVAANYMPQNDAAAQLLAYHTQVYNVEYSKGLKNATTTKIELGLDLKLPGNRKLSLLAYRDKTPNGFGSATEYFTYASNVYTAQSGLVITPGAATTINYDSPARQDLIFMTTGRVGNTNTTVNKGIEFDFELGEIKPINTSIFFSGAYSETKSWSTDMNSRSVAVVNLPTSYSSYNTTPFKVVYPSGLDYNMYRRFINTLRLVTNIPSLRMVASFTAQAIWYDYSRSFVAKTSPIGYITPDLAYHDITNDMQSGYLDMTGKYFSSMPSNTSIVKISDLNINPSDAVPTKSPITWNLSGRLTKELGNIGGLSLYVNNMMYYEPYLKSSTTTTLSQRNTNTFSYGVELYFNL
- a CDS encoding metal-sulfur cluster assembly factor, with protein sequence MTQTEKTKIEEHIVDVLKTVYDPEIPVNIWDLGMIYKIEVQDDASVELDMTFTAPNCPAADFILEDVRTKVESVDSVTSANVNLVFEPAWDQSMMTEEARVELGFE
- a CDS encoding UDP-2,3-diacylglucosamine diphosphatase translates to MRKNVYFLSDAHLGSLAIEHPRMQERRLVRFLDSIKDKASAIYLLGDMFDFWDEYRYVVPKGYTRFLGKLSELSDSGVEIHFFTGNHDLWTYGYLEEECGLIVHKKPVTTEIYGKVFFLAHGDGLGDPDNKFKILRKIFHNRTCQKLLNSFHPRWGMSLGLNWAKHSRIKRIDGKEVPFMGEDKEYLVQFTNEYMTTHNDIDYFIYGHRHIELDLNLSKKVRMLILGDWIWQFTYAVFDGEHMFLEQYVEGETEF
- the radC gene encoding RadC family protein, with the translated sequence MNSAHTKKHSTNKEVEKLTITNWALEDRPREKLERLGANSLSNAELLGILIGSGNTNESAVDLMKRVLNDCNNNLNTLGKLSIQQLEKYNGLGPAKAITILAACELGKRRSLEKAEERHNISSASAIYDYMHPRMQDLDIEEAWAIMLNQNYKLIKVMRISHGGISETAVDIRIILKEALLCNATVIAICHNHPSNNPFPSGPDDQLTKRVKNACELMRIYFLDHVIITDGKYYSYRESGKL
- a CDS encoding glycosyltransferase, translated to MKYSIIIPVFNRPNEVDEQLESLTIQTLTNFEVVIVEDGSKITCKDVCDKYSEKLDLKYFMKENSGPGQSRNYGAERANGEYLIILDSDVVLPSNYIKAIDDEINSNDTDAFGGPDRAHDSFTNTQKAISYSMTSFFTTGGIRGGKKKLDKFYPRSFNMGIKRDVYSKLNGFSDMRFGEDIDFSIRIFKSGYKCRLFPEAWVWHKRRTDFNKFWRQVFNSGIARINLYKKYPESLKLVHLLPMVFTVGMIFLFTLCITGIITMLTSVEGKWQTTGCIMTLCAALPIMLYCLLIFADSTKVNNSIKVGLLSIVAAYVQLTGYGCGFINSWWKRCVRGKDEFSAYKKTFYK